A genomic segment from Desulfurella amilsii encodes:
- the dnaX gene encoding DNA polymerase III subunit gamma/tau — protein MYIVFARKYRPQTLDEVIGQDVVTQTIKNAIEQNRLYHSILFYGSMGTGKTSLARIIAKSLNCEKGPTIKPCGECEQCRAISLGRSVDVIEIDGASNRRIDDARNIIESIKYVPFSARYKIFIIDEVHMLTEEAFNALLKTIEEPPDYVKFIFATTNIEKVPQTILSRCQIFKLNKITPEKIYIKLKKILETENIKLEDESIKLISQVAQGSFRVAENYLDRVVAYKGQDITAKDVSCVLGIADYRLIDEFVEAIVNFNSNQAYEKIGYLLEHNLKVETFVEMLLEKLLTLEIRIELKTAFINFFYDAFLQIKHKVDDIVALKVATQKALALKNLAKIEEIIQYTVDLSIPEAKKEISEKIKETSSVALGGGTDDSGDKEMLKDNNVDDIDKLDKMIIDIFGGEIIAKG, from the coding sequence ATGTATATAGTTTTTGCAAGAAAATACAGGCCACAAACATTAGATGAAGTAATTGGCCAGGATGTTGTTACTCAAACAATAAAAAATGCCATAGAGCAAAATAGGCTCTACCATTCCATTTTATTTTATGGCTCAATGGGCACAGGTAAGACTTCGCTTGCAAGAATTATAGCAAAATCGCTTAATTGCGAAAAAGGGCCAACAATTAAGCCCTGCGGTGAGTGTGAGCAGTGCAGAGCAATTTCTTTAGGCAGAAGTGTTGATGTCATTGAAATTGATGGTGCATCAAACAGGCGCATTGACGATGCAAGGAATATTATAGAAAGCATAAAGTATGTGCCCTTTAGCGCTCGCTATAAAATATTTATTATAGATGAAGTACATATGCTCACAGAAGAAGCTTTTAACGCACTGCTAAAAACCATTGAAGAGCCACCAGATTATGTTAAATTTATATTTGCTACGACAAATATAGAAAAAGTACCCCAAACAATTCTTTCAAGGTGTCAAATTTTTAAGCTCAATAAAATTACACCAGAAAAAATTTATATTAAGTTAAAAAAAATCTTAGAAACTGAAAATATAAAATTAGAAGATGAAAGCATAAAGCTGATTTCACAAGTAGCACAAGGCTCTTTTAGGGTTGCAGAAAATTACTTAGACAGGGTAGTTGCTTACAAAGGTCAAGATATCACTGCAAAAGATGTGTCTTGCGTGCTTGGTATTGCAGACTATAGATTAATTGATGAGTTTGTTGAAGCAATTGTTAATTTTAATTCAAATCAAGCCTATGAAAAGATTGGTTATCTTTTAGAGCATAATTTAAAAGTAGAAACATTTGTTGAAATGTTACTTGAAAAATTGTTAACTTTAGAAATAAGGATTGAATTAAAAACAGCTTTTATAAATTTTTTCTATGATGCTTTTTTGCAAATAAAACATAAGGTTGATGACATTGTAGCACTCAAAGTTGCTACGCAAAAGGCGCTCGCTCTAAAAAACCTCGCTAAAATTGAAGAAATAATACAGTACACTGTGGATTTATCTATACCAGAAGCAAAAAAAGAAATCTCAGAAAAAATCAAAGAAACTTCATCAGTTGCTTTAGGTGGTGGTACAGATGATTCTGGCGACAAGGAAATGCTTAAAGACAATAACGTAGATGATATTGATAAATTAGATAAAATGATAATTGATATTTTTGGTGGAGAAATAATAGCAAAGGGGTGA
- a CDS encoding bifunctional folylpolyglutamate synthase/dihydrofolate synthase produces MQNYIKLKKILENLQPYSIKLGLKRIKAMLEALHNPQNAFKSIIIGGTNGKGSVAQMLCDSFVHKGYRVGLYTSPHLILLNERIKVNNKSIDFDTLLDIAIEIEPLAKEFGVTYFEFLTVLSFLAFKKLNVGYAILEVGMGGEFDATNVVDPILSVITSISLDHTEHLGKTIEQITKTKMAIIKKIGVIGKNPPNVVDLIKQSKNVPLYFVDEQYINRAKNFDLKFLKCDYEKENLACAMLAVDSLNKHYNLGLNTSAMENTYWPARFEIIKSANKRFIIDGAHNVDGALRFLECAKKIKGPKILIYSSLKQKDYQKILNILCGWFDEIIITKTNNRNSIDEADIKDIIKNYRFLEDVNACLLYAQKSKYENIFVAGSLYLAALAKACGLAQGNLP; encoded by the coding sequence ATGCAAAACTATATAAAACTTAAAAAAATCTTAGAAAATCTTCAGCCATATTCAATAAAACTTGGACTAAAACGTATAAAAGCTATGCTTGAAGCACTTCATAACCCACAAAACGCCTTTAAAAGCATAATCATTGGCGGCACAAATGGTAAAGGCAGCGTAGCGCAAATGCTATGTGATAGTTTTGTCCACAAAGGTTATAGGGTAGGTCTATATACTTCACCTCACTTAATATTGCTAAACGAACGCATCAAAGTAAATAACAAAAGTATAGATTTTGATACACTGCTAGATATAGCTATAGAAATTGAGCCTTTAGCAAAAGAATTTGGCGTAACGTACTTTGAGTTTTTGACTGTTTTAAGCTTTTTAGCATTTAAAAAGTTAAATGTTGGATATGCAATTTTAGAGGTAGGCATGGGGGGTGAGTTTGATGCAACAAATGTAGTAGATCCGATTTTGAGTGTTATAACAAGCATCTCACTGGATCATACAGAGCATTTAGGCAAAACCATAGAACAAATAACAAAAACAAAAATGGCTATTATAAAAAAAATAGGCGTTATTGGTAAAAATCCCCCAAACGTTGTGGATTTGATAAAGCAATCCAAAAACGTCCCACTTTATTTTGTAGATGAACAATACATAAATCGTGCTAAAAATTTTGATTTAAAATTTTTAAAATGCGATTATGAAAAAGAAAATCTCGCATGCGCTATGCTTGCAGTTGATAGTCTAAACAAACATTACAATTTAGGATTAAACACAAGCGCTATGGAAAATACATACTGGCCTGCTCGCTTTGAAATAATCAAATCAGCTAATAAAAGATTTATAATAGATGGGGCACACAATGTAGATGGAGCATTAAGGTTTTTAGAATGTGCCAAAAAAATCAAAGGCCCCAAGATTTTGATTTACTCAAGTTTAAAACAAAAAGATTACCAAAAAATTTTAAATATACTTTGTGGTTGGTTTGATGAAATTATAATAACCAAAACAAACAATCGCAACTCAATTGATGAAGCAGATATTAAAGATATAATTAAAAACTATCGCTTTTTAGAAGATGTGAATGCATGCTTACTATACGCCCAAAAATCAAAATATGAAAATATATTTGTTGCAGGTTCGCTGTATTTAGCTGCTTTAGCAAAAGCCTGCGGTTTAGCGCAAGGAAACCTTCCTTAA
- a CDS encoding thioredoxin family protein yields MEVIDLIEAFEKNIDSKVPVGILFSTSDCSTCKALSFKLKDKENFFEVDIEKLPQIVSITNIYSAPTIAVYLDKKQINVFSGVFSLNEVLNYIERVKNYVCA; encoded by the coding sequence ATGGAAGTAATTGATTTAATTGAAGCTTTTGAAAAAAACATTGATAGTAAGGTACCTGTTGGAATACTTTTTAGTACCAGTGATTGCTCTACATGCAAAGCACTTTCTTTTAAATTAAAGGACAAAGAGAATTTTTTTGAAGTTGATATTGAAAAACTCCCTCAAATTGTATCTATAACAAATATTTACAGTGCACCGACTATTGCAGTTTATCTGGATAAAAAACAAATCAATGTTTTTAGCGGTGTATTTTCGCTAAATGAAGTTTTAAACTATATAGAAAGAGTAAAAAACTATGTTTGTGCATGA
- a CDS encoding YbaB/EbfC family nucleoid-associated protein — MTKGFGGFDMNSLMSQAKKMQKEIERIQQEAAKEITQVSVGGGMITVSANGDGEVVEIKISKELLSDDVEMLEDLLLSGVNEAIRKAKEKVKEKMSALTGGISIPGL, encoded by the coding sequence ATGACGAAAGGTTTTGGCGGATTTGATATGAACTCTTTAATGAGTCAGGCAAAAAAAATGCAAAAAGAAATTGAGCGCATCCAACAAGAAGCGGCAAAAGAAATTACGCAGGTAAGTGTTGGTGGTGGCATGATAACAGTTAGTGCCAATGGAGATGGAGAGGTTGTTGAGATTAAAATCTCAAAAGAGTTGTTATCAGACGATGTTGAAATGCTGGAAGATTTACTGCTATCTGGCGTTAATGAAGCGATCAGGAAAGCAAAAGAAAAAGTAAAAGAAAAGATGTCTGCATTAACTGGTGGGATAAGTATACCTGGTCTATGA
- the recR gene encoding recombination mediator RecR — protein MIKSIENLVESITKLPGIGQKSALRYALWLINNPQDAKEISKSIETALHLKKCKICANLCESDICDICLDENRDKSTICVVETIETLLNLEPQHIYNGVYFVLWGLISPIEGIYANDLGLEKLKENAALANEIILMLDDSIEGNLTAQYIIEMLPKDIKITKPASGIPVGYNIDSLDKLTLQKAFQNRVPY, from the coding sequence ATGATTAAATCAATTGAAAACTTAGTTGAATCAATAACAAAATTACCGGGGATTGGTCAAAAAAGCGCTCTAAGGTATGCTCTATGGCTTATAAATAACCCGCAAGATGCCAAAGAAATATCTAAAAGTATTGAAACAGCCCTTCATTTAAAAAAATGTAAAATCTGTGCCAATTTGTGTGAAAGCGATATTTGCGATATATGTCTGGATGAAAATCGCGATAAGTCAACTATCTGCGTTGTAGAAACCATAGAAACACTATTAAATTTAGAACCCCAACATATTTATAATGGTGTATATTTTGTTTTGTGGGGTTTGATTTCACCGATTGAAGGCATTTATGCAAATGACTTAGGTCTTGAAAAACTAAAAGAAAATGCAGCCCTTGCAAATGAAATTATATTGATGCTGGATGATTCTATTGAAGGTAATCTCACGGCACAGTATATTATAGAAATGTTGCCAAAGGATATTAAAATTACAAAACCAGCTTCTGGTATACCGGTTGGCTATAATATTGATTCACTTGACAAATTAACATTGCAAAAGGCATTTCAAAATAGAGTGCCTTATTAG
- a CDS encoding damage-control phosphatase ARMT1 family protein, which produces MKVKPECFVCFVSQAIRATEIISKKDEDAIRALKNVSEVLSRLSYDVAPPLISEFVYGSITKTLDHDDPYSEIKNKYNKIAIAYIKNLKDYINNSEDKLQAAINISVAGNIIDFGSQIEKFNIKETISKAINEGFLVNDIKDFKEKINKAKILLFLADNAGEIVFDKLLLETIKSLYPNLDIYIALRGKPIINDVTKNDIEGLGLEDIGTIIESTKPTPGFWPDYCDEKCKKIYNSAEIIVSKGQGNFETLSEFDDDRVFFLFIIKCSVVEGYLKKPKYSHIFAKKSSLC; this is translated from the coding sequence GTGAAAGTAAAGCCAGAGTGTTTTGTTTGTTTTGTCTCGCAAGCAATAAGGGCAACAGAAATCATCAGCAAAAAAGATGAAGATGCTATAAGGGCACTAAAAAATGTATCTGAAGTTTTATCAAGACTCAGCTATGATGTAGCGCCACCTTTAATCTCTGAGTTTGTCTATGGCTCTATAACGAAAACTCTAGACCATGATGACCCATACAGTGAAATTAAAAATAAGTATAACAAGATTGCAATAGCTTATATTAAAAACCTAAAAGATTACATAAACAACTCTGAAGATAAACTGCAAGCTGCTATCAATATATCCGTTGCAGGAAATATTATAGATTTTGGCTCTCAAATTGAAAAATTTAACATCAAAGAAACAATCTCAAAAGCTATTAATGAAGGTTTTTTGGTTAATGATATTAAAGATTTCAAAGAAAAAATAAACAAAGCTAAGATACTGCTTTTTTTGGCCGATAATGCAGGTGAGATTGTTTTTGACAAATTACTTTTAGAAACAATAAAATCGCTCTACCCAAACCTGGATATTTACATAGCTTTGCGTGGCAAGCCCATAATAAATGATGTAACAAAAAACGATATAGAAGGTTTAGGTTTAGAGGATATAGGCACAATCATAGAAAGCACAAAGCCCACACCAGGTTTTTGGCCAGATTACTGTGATGAAAAATGCAAAAAGATTTACAACAGTGCAGAGATTATTGTATCAAAAGGGCAGGGCAACTTTGAGACGCTTTCTGAATTTGATGACGATAGGGTTTTCTTTTTGTTTATAATAAAATGCTCGGTTGTGGAAGGGTACCTAAAAAAACCTAAATACTCACATATTTTTGCCAAAAAAAGCTCATTATGTTAG
- a CDS encoding ribonuclease HII yields MLVAGVDEAGRGPWAGPIVSAVCMLPKEFNTIVKDSKILTEKKREEIYKILIKNSIFGIGMASCEEIDALGIVRAFELSIKRALAVMPKKPELLLIDGRDHLNLSIKFKSIVDGDSKIACISAASILAKVSRDHYMMLMSQKYPQYAFNQHKGYGTKKHTELLEKFGVCEIHRKSFRPIEQFINGTFKPKLLLHACCAPCATSVIERLKDNFRVSVYFFNPNIQPLKEYKLRLKEIVGLCKYHNIDLIVPEYNPKAWFKKIKQYKNYPEGSKRCTLCYAYRLYKTALFAKKHNFEYFTTTLSVSPLKKYDVIAHIGKTLQALNINFLDEDFKKKDGFRRSCELSKQFNFYRQNYCGCVYSYHESINRKLKKQAQSNTH; encoded by the coding sequence ATGTTAGTAGCTGGCGTAGATGAAGCAGGCAGAGGGCCATGGGCTGGGCCAATTGTCAGTGCAGTTTGTATGCTACCAAAAGAGTTTAACACAATAGTAAAAGACTCAAAAATTTTAACAGAAAAAAAGCGCGAAGAGATTTATAAAATACTCATAAAAAATTCTATATTTGGAATCGGTATGGCTTCTTGTGAAGAAATTGATGCACTTGGTATTGTAAGAGCGTTTGAGCTTTCTATAAAAAGAGCACTTGCTGTTATGCCGAAAAAACCGGAGCTTTTGTTAATTGATGGGAGAGACCATTTAAATTTGTCAATTAAATTTAAAAGTATTGTTGATGGTGACTCAAAAATAGCCTGTATTTCTGCTGCATCAATTCTGGCTAAGGTTAGCCGTGACCACTACATGATGCTAATGTCGCAAAAATATCCACAGTATGCATTTAATCAGCATAAAGGTTATGGCACAAAAAAACATACTGAATTGCTAGAAAAATTTGGCGTTTGTGAGATCCACAGAAAAAGTTTTCGGCCTATAGAGCAGTTTATTAATGGTACATTCAAACCAAAGTTACTGCTACATGCCTGCTGTGCGCCATGTGCTACAAGCGTTATAGAGCGTCTAAAAGATAACTTTAGAGTTAGCGTGTACTTTTTTAACCCAAATATACAGCCCTTAAAAGAATATAAATTGAGGCTAAAGGAAATTGTCGGGCTTTGTAAATACCACAACATAGATTTGATTGTGCCAGAATACAACCCAAAAGCATGGTTTAAAAAAATAAAACAATACAAAAACTACCCCGAGGGTTCAAAAAGATGCACGCTGTGTTATGCATACAGGTTGTACAAAACAGCACTTTTTGCAAAAAAACACAATTTTGAGTATTTTACAACCACATTATCTGTAAGTCCTCTAAAAAAATACGACGTTATTGCACACATAGGTAAAACACTTCAAGCTTTAAATATAAATTTTTTAGACGAAGACTTTAAGAAAAAAGACGGGTTTAGACGCTCATGCGAGTTATCAAAACAATTCAATTTTTATAGACAAAACTACTGCGGTTGTGTATACTCATACCATGAATCAATTAATAGAAAGCTTAAAAAACAAGCTCAAAGCAACACTCATTGA
- a CDS encoding 4Fe-4S dicluster-binding protein — translation MSIVDLNKIIEVESKEEKIENFETGSWRVERPVWNEKTCINCLFCWQYCPDASILLDKDEKMVGIDYHHCKGCGICVEVCPTKPKSLVMVLEKDVQGKGLSEIKALSFKV, via the coding sequence ATGAGCATAGTGGATTTAAACAAAATTATTGAAGTTGAGTCAAAAGAAGAAAAAATCGAAAATTTTGAGACAGGTTCATGGCGTGTTGAGCGCCCCGTATGGAATGAAAAAACATGTATCAACTGCTTGTTTTGCTGGCAGTACTGCCCAGATGCGTCAATTCTTTTAGATAAAGATGAAAAAATGGTTGGAATTGACTATCACCATTGCAAGGGTTGTGGTATTTGCGTTGAAGTATGCCCAACAAAGCCCAAATCACTTGTTATGGTGCTAGAAAAGGATGTGCAGGGAAAAGGCCTAAGCGAGATAAAAGCTTTAAGTTTTAAAGTGTGA
- a CDS encoding pyridoxine 5'-phosphate synthase has protein sequence MRLGVNIDHIATLRQARLGIEPEPLYAAFIAQEALADNITMHLREDRRHIQESDVIAVVSSLKIPLNLEMSIADDIVQFALEVKPHQSTLVPEKRKELTTEGGLDVVTNFEKLKEVIDKLHSKDIFVSLFIDPDKKQIEAAKKLNVDSIEMHTGEYANAPISQKAKFANIIADVAALAKSLGLNVHAGHGLNYQNVSPIAKIKEIEELNIGHSIISRAVFCGLKEAILQMKQIIEKARWSV, from the coding sequence ATGAGACTCGGTGTTAATATTGACCATATTGCCACACTTAGACAAGCAAGGCTTGGTATTGAGCCAGAGCCTTTGTATGCAGCCTTTATTGCTCAAGAGGCTCTTGCAGATAATATTACAATGCATTTAAGAGAAGATAGGCGCCATATACAGGAAAGCGATGTAATTGCTGTAGTTAGTTCATTAAAAATTCCTCTAAACTTAGAAATGAGTATTGCAGACGATATTGTTCAGTTTGCTTTAGAAGTAAAGCCACACCAATCAACGCTTGTGCCCGAAAAAAGAAAAGAACTTACAACCGAAGGGGGCCTTGATGTAGTGACTAATTTTGAAAAGCTAAAAGAAGTAATAGATAAACTCCACTCAAAAGACATTTTTGTAAGCTTATTCATTGATCCAGATAAAAAACAAATTGAAGCGGCCAAAAAACTCAACGTTGACTCAATTGAAATGCATACAGGCGAGTATGCAAATGCACCTATATCGCAAAAAGCTAAGTTTGCAAATATTATTGCAGATGTAGCTGCTCTTGCAAAAAGTTTAGGTTTGAATGTACATGCAGGTCATGGTTTAAATTATCAAAATGTAAGCCCAATTGCAAAAATTAAAGAGATTGAGGAGCTCAACATCGGCCACTCTATAATCTCAAGGGCTGTTTTTTGTGGGCTCAAAGAAGCTATTTTGCAAATGAAGCAAATCATCGAAAAAGCCAGATGGTCGGTATAG
- a CDS encoding AAA family ATPase, whose amino-acid sequence MNQLIESLKNKLKATLIETHISYVLVNDIVYKIKKNVDFGFLDFTTLEKRKYFCEKEVELNKRLSKDLYLGVVPITYKNNDYSISYDGDIVEYAVAMKKLPQDKMMDNLLKENKVTLKDIDDLAEIIAQFHINAESNQAISEFGKKENIKVNTDENFSQTIDACDDFLTKHQYEAIKSYTNNFLDSYDWQKRIEEQKIRDCHGDLYSHNICISDKTYIYDCIEFNDRFRYSDVASDIAFLIMDLEFYKGYELAENFLQKYIETTQDYSLNEVLNFYKVYRAYVRGKIAYFENEKELSNKYFDLAYKYIDNKYKPILVTMVGLTGCGKSYFSEKLAKKINAKIFSSDVIRKQIFSPASSRDFEGGIYTQQHTQIVYETLSKLAYESLKEGYNVILDATFIKNFFRQNLIDLLDEIGINPNFVFLDPDESTILYNLKTRKKQKSISDGTIDVYFKQKEVFEKPENAITIHSNEEGSLNFVLNAILEAKV is encoded by the coding sequence ATGAATCAATTAATAGAAAGCTTAAAAAACAAGCTCAAAGCAACACTCATTGAAACACACATTTCTTATGTATTAGTAAACGATATTGTCTACAAAATAAAAAAAAATGTAGATTTTGGCTTTTTGGACTTTACCACTTTAGAAAAAAGAAAGTACTTCTGCGAAAAAGAAGTTGAGCTAAACAAAAGATTGTCTAAAGATTTGTATTTAGGTGTTGTTCCCATTACTTACAAAAATAACGATTATTCAATATCTTATGATGGAGACATTGTAGAATATGCCGTTGCAATGAAAAAATTACCCCAGGATAAAATGATGGACAATCTCTTAAAAGAAAACAAAGTAACACTTAAAGATATAGATGATTTAGCAGAAATTATCGCACAATTTCACATAAACGCTGAATCAAATCAAGCAATCAGCGAGTTTGGCAAAAAAGAAAACATAAAAGTAAATACAGATGAAAACTTTAGCCAGACGATCGATGCTTGCGATGATTTTTTAACAAAACACCAATACGAGGCAATAAAGAGCTATACAAATAACTTTTTAGATAGTTATGATTGGCAAAAGCGCATCGAAGAGCAAAAAATCAGAGATTGCCACGGCGATTTATACTCACACAACATTTGTATATCTGATAAAACATACATTTACGATTGTATTGAGTTTAATGATCGGTTTAGGTACTCTGACGTTGCAAGTGATATAGCATTTCTAATAATGGATTTGGAATTTTATAAAGGATACGAGTTAGCAGAAAACTTTTTGCAAAAATATATAGAGACAACACAGGACTATTCGCTAAATGAAGTTTTAAATTTTTACAAAGTTTATAGAGCCTATGTCAGAGGTAAAATAGCATATTTTGAAAATGAAAAAGAACTATCAAATAAATATTTCGACTTAGCCTATAAATACATTGACAACAAATACAAGCCAATACTAGTGACGATGGTTGGGCTAACAGGCTGTGGCAAAAGTTATTTTAGTGAAAAATTAGCAAAAAAAATCAACGCAAAAATCTTTTCTTCAGATGTTATAAGAAAGCAAATATTTTCTCCTGCGTCCAGTAGGGACTTTGAAGGCGGTATATATACGCAACAGCACACACAAATAGTTTATGAAACGCTAAGCAAATTAGCTTATGAATCCTTAAAAGAAGGATACAATGTAATATTAGATGCTACATTCATAAAAAACTTTTTTAGACAAAATTTAATTGATTTATTAGATGAGATTGGAATAAATCCAAATTTTGTATTTTTAGATCCAGATGAATCTACAATATTGTATAATTTAAAAACAAGAAAAAAGCAAAAAAGCATCTCAGATGGCACAATAGATGTGTATTTTAAGCAAAAAGAAGTATTCGAAAAGCCAGAAAATGCAATAACAATACACTCAAACGAAGAAGGCAGTCTAAATTTTGTTTTAAATGCTATTTTGGAGGCTAAAGTATGA
- a CDS encoding DUF364 domain-containing protein, protein MFVHEMIYEAAKKQANSLEISDIRIGLGYTCVELNGNFCGLSYTFAKELNHASCNILDIGDKIIGKKATELLKGIFSYNLLDSALAIACANAILNKPQENCFDFLNLIEKQHNVIMVGYFAPIIEHIKQKAKSLKIVERDNRFDSLPDWASFFELKSCDVAIISATTLVNKTIDSILSFSNAKYNILLGATCTMSKEAFLNTKITHLCGVSIVDKDKVKTLVSLAAGTRLISKYIKKECILCLS, encoded by the coding sequence ATGTTTGTGCATGAGATGATTTACGAAGCTGCAAAAAAGCAAGCAAATAGCCTAGAAATTAGCGATATCAGAATTGGTCTTGGCTATACTTGCGTTGAACTAAATGGAAACTTTTGCGGTCTTTCATATACATTTGCAAAAGAGTTAAACCATGCAAGTTGCAATATCTTGGATATTGGTGATAAAATTATTGGTAAAAAAGCAACAGAGCTATTAAAAGGGATTTTTTCATATAATTTGCTTGATAGCGCTTTAGCCATTGCGTGTGCAAACGCCATACTAAATAAACCACAAGAAAATTGTTTTGATTTTTTAAACCTCATTGAAAAACAACATAATGTTATAATGGTAGGCTATTTTGCGCCCATTATAGAACACATCAAACAAAAAGCTAAAAGCTTAAAAATTGTAGAGCGCGACAACAGGTTTGATTCTTTACCTGATTGGGCTAGCTTCTTTGAGCTTAAAAGCTGCGATGTAGCTATAATTTCAGCTACGACGCTTGTAAATAAAACGATTGATAGTATTTTGAGCTTTTCAAATGCCAAATACAATATTCTTTTGGGTGCAACATGCACAATGTCAAAAGAGGCATTTTTAAACACAAAAATTACGCATTTATGTGGGGTTAGTATTGTGGATAAAGATAAAGTAAAAACATTGGTAAGCCTCGCAGCAGGCACAAGGCTGATTTCAAAATATATAAAAAAAGAGTGCATTTTATGTCTATCTTAG
- the argF gene encoding ornithine carbamoyltransferase yields MIYHYLSPTDFDALKTLKTVDLGINIKEKIKKKQEYKPFRDYILAMIFEKSSTRTRVSFEAGFKRLGGQTIVLSSKDIQLGRGETIQDTAKIISSYCDIVMIRTFEHQRLIDFSSNSSIPVINGLSDLLHPCQTLADMFTIKEHFGSFDNLKLAYVGDGNNMANSLLLHCALLGIDISVACPKDYSPSGLVVKEAIEISKLTQANIVITDDPTEAVSGANIVYTDVWASMGQEDQKEKKYSILKKYQANKELCSFADSNFIFMHCLPAHRNEEVTSDIIDGKNSVVFVQAENRLYAQMAIIFNLLNKE; encoded by the coding sequence ATGATTTACCATTATTTGAGCCCAACGGATTTTGACGCGCTAAAGACACTTAAAACTGTAGATCTTGGTATTAATATAAAAGAAAAAATCAAAAAAAAGCAAGAGTACAAACCCTTTAGAGACTATATACTTGCTATGATATTTGAAAAATCTTCTACAAGGACCAGGGTTTCCTTTGAAGCAGGATTTAAGAGGCTTGGTGGTCAAACTATAGTTTTATCTTCAAAAGATATCCAGTTAGGTAGAGGTGAAACCATACAAGACACAGCAAAAATTATCTCCAGCTACTGCGATATTGTAATGATTCGCACATTTGAACACCAAAGGTTGATTGACTTTTCTTCAAACTCAAGTATTCCAGTAATAAACGGGCTAAGTGATTTACTGCACCCATGCCAAACCTTAGCAGATATGTTTACAATAAAGGAGCATTTTGGCAGTTTTGATAATTTAAAATTAGCATATGTGGGTGATGGCAACAATATGGCAAATTCTTTGCTTTTACATTGTGCTTTGCTTGGAATTGATATATCGGTTGCTTGTCCAAAAGACTATAGCCCAAGCGGTTTAGTTGTAAAAGAAGCTATTGAGATATCTAAACTAACTCAAGCAAACATTGTTATAACAGATGATCCAACAGAGGCTGTAAGTGGGGCAAATATTGTATATACCGATGTGTGGGCTTCTATGGGCCAGGAAGATCAAAAAGAAAAAAAATACTCAATATTAAAAAAATACCAGGCAAATAAAGAACTGTGCTCATTTGCAGATAGTAATTTTATCTTTATGCATTGCCTTCCTGCTCACAGGAATGAGGAAGTGACAAGCGATATTATTGATGGTAAAAATTCGGTTGTATTTGTACAAGCAGAAAATCGCTTATATGCTCAAATGGCAATAATTTTTAATTTATTAAATAAGGAGTAA
- the acpS gene encoding holo-ACP synthase, translated as MVGIDIEQTKRFEKMLKKFDKKTLLRVFSQEELEYCFSKKYPHIHLCGKFCAKEAFFKATNIKTPLNKIQILNNKNGAPHIYIANKIFSADVSISHTDEYAVAVVICKTI; from the coding sequence ATGGTCGGTATAGACATAGAGCAAACAAAAAGATTTGAAAAAATGTTGAAAAAATTTGATAAAAAAACATTACTTAGAGTGTTTTCTCAAGAAGAGCTAGAATATTGTTTTTCAAAAAAATACCCGCATATCCACTTGTGCGGCAAATTTTGTGCAAAAGAAGCGTTTTTCAAAGCAACTAATATAAAAACACCACTTAATAAAATTCAAATCCTAAATAATAAAAATGGTGCACCACATATTTATATTGCTAATAAAATATTTAGCGCCGATGTTAGTATATCGCACACTGATGAATATGCAGTAGCTGTTGTTATATGCAAAACTATATAA